From the Chryseobacterium sp. G0201 genome, the window TATTTTAGGTATTGTTGCAGGTGTTCTTACTTCCGCATCCATGATTCCTCAGCTTATAAAAGTTTTGAAGGAAAAAAATGTTGAAGATATTTCTTTGATTATGCTTTTGGTTCTTATCACAGGCGTTTCGTTATGGGTTTGGTATGGGATCATTAAAGATGAATGGCCGATTATCCTGTCTAATGCATTTTCTGTGGCTGTCAATCTCAGCCTTCTTGTCTGTTATATGATCTTCAAAAAATCTTAAACTCCAAAAATTCCATAGACTATAGATCAAATAGTCATTTTGCAGATACAAAGTCCTAATTCCTTTTTAGGTTTTCTCAAGATATTCTAAACTCACTTCGTGTCGGTTGGCTGTACAGAGAAGGTTTTGGTATTAATATATCTAACTCGTATATTTTCAATATTTTTCTCATTTATATATAATAACTCCACTATTTTGAATTTATTTTTGTCAATTCATTCTACTTAAATGCTACTTGTGTGTTGTGTTTAATTATTTAATATCCAATCCATTATGTTTTTGAAGTGAATTTGCAGTATCTGTTTTTGAGTTCAGTGGCTTTACATTTGCAACTGTAAATCAATAAAAGTGAAATTTTAATTAATAACAAAGTTTTAGTTGATATTTCATAAATATTACAATACTGTAAAATATAAATTTAATATAAAATCTAAAGATCTTTAAAAACAGAATGATCTTTAGAAGATTTAACACACTAAGACAAATGAAAAACAAAATTACTTTGACTCTAGCCCTTATCGTGGGAGGTATTGCCCAAGCCCAAGTTGGTTTTAATACAACAACACCAAAAGCTACCATTGATATTGTTGCTAAATCTACAACAGGCGCTACGCCGGAAGGATTACTCGTACCAAGAGTAAGCAGACAAAAAGCACAGACTATGACCGGAGTAGAGACCTCAACATTAATTTATGTTAATGATATAGCAGGAACAGCGGCAGGAAGTGGTGTAAATATTAACGCTGTTGGTTATTACTATTTTAATGGAACTTTGTGGGTTAAAACTGATAACGACAACAATATTTATAACACAAACGGAAATCTTACAGGAAATCGTACTGTAAATCAAGTTGGTAATACATTAGCATTTACAAGTACAGCAACTACAGGAACGAGTCATTTCTCT encodes:
- a CDS encoding SemiSWEET transporter encodes the protein MNENILGIVAGVLTSASMIPQLIKVLKEKNVEDISLIMLLVLITGVSLWVWYGIIKDEWPIILSNAFSVAVNLSLLVCYMIFKKS